From Nilaparvata lugens isolate BPH chromosome 7, ASM1435652v1, whole genome shotgun sequence, one genomic window encodes:
- the LOC120352239 gene encoding uncharacterized protein DDB_G0290685-like: MDESDESEAEEGGGNKSVSLVIQSEGEVGGEDSLDEDVDEEGEEEEKQVVGRAKSGVKGDQDKVQQKNLVVSGGSSNEQSSLLLEYHLSTENQSVSHNKSSASLKSSASMTMDITLASRRSRSRRFTQQRLEMDKTGEGEPNLGKILDGLDVMNMSAKNLLEPIEGEVLRISPLKEIAVSVKNDRSLRSRNNSVVSEKNNISLRSRDDSGVSDRNNRSLRSGNKSNSGVSNENNKSLRSGNKPVVEKELNSSGKSGKKRSSVAKELFSDSSSGKDTSGNNLDGSQNLLDGSVQPLDQQDDGEVDRSERDVGANRSSANSQTEKKVDEELKNGDGDLMNMSLASLRNRMRGEADRSKVEDNGSKENGRRGEDVNVSQVEGSKESSKGGDDIVNDTQRGERRRGKRGREGVNKNATPEEENRGDVSMDVINDSQRDEGGVGNRSLRNRRGRRDANKSVTEKDSEKENVENGDVSMRGRGDANNSVAETDSTKEKGENGDVSRRGRGDAKKSVAEIDSIKENVENGDVSRRGRGDANKSVTETDSSKEKMGNGDVSRRGRGDANKSVAEKDSSKENVKVLMLLWKLIMIILNWMKWMGLTEV, from the coding sequence ATGGATGAGTCGGATGAATCTGAGGCAGAAGAAGGAGGGGGCAATAAGAGTGTGTCTCTAGTGATCCAATCTGAGGGGGAAGTTGGGGGAGAGGATTCCCTAGATGAAGACGTTGAcgaggagggagaagaagaggagaaacaGGTGGTGGGACGTGCAAAATCAGGGGTGAAAGGAGATCAGGATAAAGTTCAACAAAAAAATCTCGTGGTTAGTGGAGGTAGCTCCAACGAACAATCCAGTCTGCTTTTGGAATACCATTTGTCAACCGAAAACCAGAGTGTAAGCCACAATAAAAGCTCGGCGTCTTTGAAGAGCAGTGCTAGTATGACCATGGATATAACATTGGCATCCCGGCGTAGCAGAAGTAGGCGATTTACACAGCAGCGTTTAGAGATGGATAAAACTGGTGAAGGTGAACCGAATCTGGGGAAGATTTTGGACGGTTTAGATGTGATGAATATGTCGGCGAAAAATTTGTTGGAACCGATTGAAGGTGAAGTGTTGAGAATATCGCCTCTGAAGGAGATAGCTGTGTCAGTTAAGAACGACCGGTCCTTGAGAAGTCGAAATAACAGTGTTGTATCGGAAAAGAATAACATATCTTTGAGGAGCCGTGATGATAGTGGTGTTTCAGATAGGAACAATAGGTCTTTGAGAAGTGGGAATAAATCTAATAGTGGTGTTTCAAATGAGAATAACAAATCTTTGAGAAGTGGGAATAAACCGGTGGTAGAAAAAGAACTGAATAGTTCTGGGAAGTCAGGTAAAAAACGTAGTTCCGTAGCCAAAGAGCTGTTCAGCGATAGTAGTTCTGGGAAAGATACGTCTGGAAATAATTTAGATGGTTCTCAGAATCTGTTAGATGGCTCCGTACAACCTTTGGACCAACAAGACGATGGGGAAGTTGATAGGAGTGAGAGAGATGTAGGAGCCAATAGGAGTAGCGCTAACAGTCAAACAGAGAAGAAAGTGGATGAAGAACTGAAGAATGGAGATGGGGATCTGATGAATATGTCGTTGGCAAGTTTGAGAAATAGGATGCGTGGAGAGGCTGATAGAAGTAAGGTTGAAGATAATGGTTCAAAAGAGAATGGACGAAGAGGGGAGGATGTCAATGTGTCTCAAGTAGAGGGTTCAAAAGAAAGTTCCAAGGGTGGTGATGATATTGTGAATGATACACAGAGAGGAGAACGGAGGAGAGGTAAGAGGGGGAGAGAAGGTGTTAACAAAAATGCTACTCCGGAAGAAGAGAATAGGGGTGATGTGTCCATGGATGTAATCAATGATTCTCAGAGAGATGAAGGGGGTGTTGGTAACAGGAGTTTACGAAAtaggagagggagaagagatGCTAACAAGAGTGTAACTGAAAAAGACAGTGAAAAAGAGAATGTGGAAAATGGTGATGTTTCtatgagaggaagaggagacGCTAACAATAGTGTAGCTGAGACAGACAGTACAAAAGAGAAAGGGGAAAATGGTGATGTTTctaggagaggaagaggagacgCTAAGAAAAGTGTAGCTGAAATAGACAGTATAAAAGAGAATGTGGAAAATGGTGATGTTTctaggagaggaagaggagacgCTAACAAAAGTGTAACTGAGACAGACAGTTCAAAAGAGAAAATGGGAAATGGTGATGTTTctaggagaggaagaggagacgCTAACAAAAGTGTAGCTGAAAAAGACAGTTCAAAAGAGAATGTGAAAGTGCTGATGCTTCTATGGaagttgataatgataattCTAAACTGGATGAAGTGGATGGGGTTAACAGAGGTTTGA
- the LOC120352494 gene encoding partner of xrn-2 protein 1-like encodes MSFDTNWDVEKYKSEFDAEDHWNLRKSFLLAHKDKYPEEKLICLAQVFYNVEFLGCKYPDKTMKLVEELSKDIAAEHREEKKSKLQRTFVTASDAAGARVKGTKHIK; translated from the exons atgtcttTTGATACTAATTGggatgttgaaaaatataaatctgaattTGATGCAGAAGATCATTGGAACCTCAGGAAGTCGTTCCTGCTTGCACATAAGGACAAGTATCCTGAAGAAAAGCTGATATGTTTGGCTCAAGTcttttacaatgtagaatttcTTGGATGCAA GTACCCAGACAAAACGATGAAACTCGTCGAAGAGCTTTCGAAAGATATAGCAGCCGAACACCGCGAGGAGAAAAAGTCGAAATTACAGCGGACATTTGTGACTGCATCGGACGCTGCCGGTGCTAGAGTCAAGGGAACCAAGCATATTAAGTGA
- the LOC111054832 gene encoding uncharacterized protein DDB_G0283697-like produces MSGDSTFGISNTEAALSSSNNSDEADGSVDDLSQKTNSQSDLSAAEVAKWRADNEKRVNNLLATLWDSSLDQSVPEWTGNSRASRWRQPRNQDGDGAARSSEHFNLPENDSIDAVEEEIRSRRRPFSNGQRRKSSAADVAAAYNDNTTDDENVYKKPLPFAQRRQTARKPSVPDPNAFNETHSSVEEERPVRRTRGGFSKRPKSIPNPEFFDSATMDESVVVKAKPKRFTRSARQVTEANMKAFEVSDDEEEDVGGEDEREKKLEGQKIIRKAIEQQKQEKEEKIEKEKEPQKKTREKKMQN; encoded by the exons ATGTCGGGTGATTCTACTTTTGGCATTTCTAATACAGAAGCTGCACTTTCCTCATCTAATAATTCAG ATGAAGCGGACGGAAGCGTTGACGATCTGTCGCAGAAGACCAATTCACAGTCAGACCTGTCGGCGGCCGAGGTAGCGAAATGGAGAGCGGATAATGAAAAACGGGTGAATAATCTGTTAGCGACCTTGTGGGACAGTAGTTTGGACCAGTCTGTGCCCGAATGGACGGGCAACAGTCGCGCGTCAAGATGGCGGCAACCGAGGAACCAAGATGGCGACGGTGCGGCGAGGTCGAGCGAGCACTTCAACTTGCCCGAGAACGATTCGATCGACGCCGTTGAAGAGGAAATACGCAGTCGTCGACGACCGTTCTCGAACGGCCAACGACGGAAATCGTCGGCTGCCGACGTGGCCGCTGCGTATAACGACAACACAACGGACGACGAAAACGTGTATAAGAAACCGCTCCCGTTCGCCCAACGTCGGCAGACCGCTAGGAAACCGTCAGTTCCCGATCCGAATGCTTTCAACGAAACGCACAGTTCCGTAGAGGAGGAGAGACCAGTGAGGCGGACTAGAGGAGGCTTTTCAAAACGACCCAAGTCGATTCCCAATCCGGAGTTCTTCGATTCGGCTACCATGGATGAGTCGGTGGTGGTCAAGGCCAAACCTAAGAGGTTCACGAGATCTGCCAGGCAGGTGACAGAGGCTAATATGAAAGCGTTTGAGGTATCCGATGACGAAGAGGAAGATGTTGGAGGAGAAgatgagagagaaaagaaacTAGAGGGGCAGAAGATAATAAGGAAGGCAATAGAGCAACAGAAacaagagaaggaggagaagatagagaaggaaaaggaacCACAGAAGAAGACAAGGGAAAAGAAAATGCAGAACTAG
- the LOC120352493 gene encoding COA8 family protein CBG23705, mitochondrial-like has protein sequence MSKCMERRILRQLVNLRHVSSSSTSNKGETANPTNDLIGQPHPISNLRAVKFYIPKNENDVERQYRIQREEVQKWNEKFWIAHNTHFIAERKKFLATHKKDFDNEPMSPDKLSVFYKRFLDEHWKIHLHYNYEWYKKNAGLVVLALRVKLHRLKMAFFQKNS, from the exons ATGTCAAAGTGCATGGAACGACGCATTCTTCGCCAATTG GTTAACTTACGCCATGTATCGTCATCGTCTACATCGAACAAGGGGGAAACCGCCAATCCAACAAATGATCTTATTGGTCAGCCACATCCAATATCCAATCTGAGAGCAGTAAAGTTCTATATCCCGAAAAATGAGAACGACGTGGAGCGCCAGTATCGAATACAACGAGAGGAGGTACAAAAATGGAACGAGAAATTCTGGATAGCTCACAATACACATTTCATAGCG GAACGGAAAAAATTCCTGGCAACTCATAAAAAGGACTTTGACAACGAGCCCATGTCCCCAGACAAGTTATCAGTTTTCTACAAGAGATTTCTGGACGAGCACTGGAAAATTCACTTGCATTACAACTACGAATGGTACAAGAAGAATGCAGGGCTTGTAGTGCTAGCCCTCAGAGTGAAACTGCATCGTTTGAAGATGGCGTTCTTTCAAAAGAACTCGTGA